From one Streptomyces spiramyceticus genomic stretch:
- a CDS encoding maltokinase N-terminal cap-like domain-containing protein: MSEAASTRSSAAHRATPPAAPPTLLPSLTHLLHEWLPRQRWFAGKGRPITGFSLVSATELLPVGSASAPGLLHLLVQVHQPAPPTPPPVADCYQLLLGVRASLPPHLAPALIGHVQEGPIANRTVYEALQDPRLAGLLLERLRTPGVHGSLHFQRDRAVTIPPALTPRPLDAEQSNSSLIYGNSYILKIFRRVSPGSNPDLELPLALARKGCERVPAPVAWYEAANAASRDETYTLGVLQPFLHGSEDGWQRALRALAVGNDFTTEAQALGRATAEVHTALAEALPTRTLRRQQTQLLATTMTERLEAAAQAVPALLPYAPALRTAFDAVATLGRAGRTWAAQRIHGDLHLGQTLRAPAGEWSVIDFEGEPTRPLTERRRPQPPLRDVAGMLRSFDYAARSHDPWDAEWAVRCRDAYCTGYAKASGADPREEPELLRAYETDKAIYEVLYEARHRPDWLPVPLAAIHRLANT; encoded by the coding sequence ATGTCGGAGGCTGCATCCACCCGGAGTTCGGCCGCCCACCGCGCCACCCCTCCAGCCGCTCCCCCCACGCTGCTCCCCTCTCTCACACACCTGCTCCACGAATGGCTGCCCAGGCAACGGTGGTTCGCGGGGAAGGGGCGCCCGATCACCGGCTTCTCGCTGGTCTCCGCCACGGAGCTGCTGCCGGTCGGTTCGGCGTCCGCTCCGGGCCTGCTTCATCTGCTCGTACAAGTCCATCAACCCGCACCGCCCACACCACCGCCCGTGGCCGACTGCTACCAACTGCTCCTCGGCGTACGGGCCTCACTGCCGCCGCATCTGGCCCCGGCCCTGATCGGCCACGTACAGGAGGGCCCCATCGCCAACCGCACCGTGTACGAGGCTCTGCAGGACCCGCGCCTGGCCGGGCTGCTCCTGGAACGCCTGCGCACGCCGGGCGTCCACGGCTCCCTCCACTTCCAACGCGACCGTGCCGTAACGATCCCGCCCGCCCTCACCCCACGACCGCTCGACGCCGAACAGTCCAACTCGTCCCTGATCTACGGCAATTCCTACATCCTGAAGATCTTCCGCCGCGTCTCGCCGGGCTCGAACCCCGACTTGGAGCTGCCGCTCGCGCTGGCCCGCAAGGGCTGCGAGCGGGTGCCCGCGCCGGTCGCCTGGTACGAAGCGGCCAACGCCGCCTCCCGCGACGAGACGTACACCCTCGGCGTCCTCCAGCCCTTCCTGCACGGCTCCGAGGACGGCTGGCAACGAGCGCTGCGCGCACTCGCCGTGGGCAACGACTTCACCACCGAGGCGCAAGCACTGGGCCGCGCCACCGCCGAAGTCCACACCGCACTGGCCGAGGCACTGCCCACCCGGACCCTTCGCAGGCAACAGACACAACTGCTGGCCACCACGATGACCGAACGCCTCGAAGCGGCGGCCCAGGCAGTGCCGGCCCTGCTCCCGTACGCCCCCGCGCTGCGCACGGCGTTCGACGCGGTGGCGACGCTGGGCCGGGCGGGCCGGACATGGGCCGCCCAGCGCATCCACGGCGACCTGCACCTGGGCCAGACCCTGCGAGCCCCGGCCGGCGAATGGTCGGTCATCGACTTCGAGGGGGAACCGACACGCCCCCTGACGGAACGCCGCCGCCCCCAGCCACCCCTGCGCGACGTGGCGGGCATGCTGCGCTCCTTCGACTACGCGGCCCGCTCCCACGACCCCTGGGACGCCGAATGGGCAGTGCGCTGCCGCGACGCCTACTGCACGGGCTACGCGAAGGCATCGGGCGCCGACCCCCGCGAGGAGCCGGAGCTGCTGCGGGCGTACGAGACCGACAAGGCGATCTACGAGGTCCTGTACGAGGCAAGGCACCGCCCGGACTGGCTCCCGGTCCCCCTGGCAGCAATCCACCGCCTGGCAAACACATGA
- the treS gene encoding maltose alpha-D-glucosyltransferase, which produces MIVNEPVHDTFADTPAKDRDPEWFKRAVFYEVLVRSFQDSNGDGVGDLKGITAKLDYLQWLGVDCLWLPPFFKSPLRDGGYDVSDYTSVLPEFGDLADFVEFVDAAHHRGMRVIIDFVMNHTSDQHPWFQESRADPTGPYGDYYVWADDDKQFQDARIIFVDTETSNWTFDPVRKQYFWHRFFSHQPDLNYENPAVQEEMISALRFWLDLGIDGFRLDAVPYLYQEEGTNCENLPRTHEFLKRVRTEIDASYPDTVILAEANQWPEDVVDYFGDFKAGGDECHMAFHFPVMPRIFMAVRRESRYPVSEVLAKTPAIPSNCQWGIFLRNHDELTLEMVTDEERDYMYAEYAKDPRMRANIGIRRRLAPLLDNDRNQIELFTALLLSLPGSPILYYGDEIGMGDNIWLGDRDAVRTPMQWTPDRNAGFSSCDPGRLFLPTIMDPVYGYQVTNVEAAMTSPSSLLHWTRRMIEIRKQNPAFGLGSYTELPSTNPAVIAFLREYKDDLVLCVHNFSRFPQPTELDLQSFNGRHPVELIGGVRFPAIGEWPYLLTLAGHGFYWFRLRKDAAPLPAKRV; this is translated from the coding sequence ATGATCGTCAATGAGCCCGTCCATGACACCTTCGCAGACACGCCCGCCAAGGACCGCGATCCCGAGTGGTTCAAGCGCGCCGTCTTCTACGAGGTGCTCGTACGCTCCTTCCAGGACAGCAACGGAGACGGCGTAGGGGACCTCAAGGGCATCACCGCCAAGCTGGACTATCTCCAGTGGCTCGGCGTCGACTGTCTCTGGCTGCCGCCGTTCTTCAAGTCACCGCTGCGCGACGGCGGTTACGACGTGTCGGACTACACGTCGGTCCTTCCCGAGTTCGGCGATCTGGCCGACTTCGTCGAGTTCGTCGACGCCGCCCACCACCGCGGCATGCGCGTCATCATCGACTTCGTCATGAACCACACCAGCGACCAGCATCCGTGGTTCCAGGAGTCCCGGGCAGACCCCACCGGGCCCTACGGCGACTACTACGTCTGGGCGGACGACGACAAGCAGTTCCAGGACGCCCGGATCATCTTCGTCGACACCGAGACGTCCAACTGGACCTTCGACCCGGTCCGCAAGCAGTACTTCTGGCACCGCTTCTTCTCCCACCAGCCGGATCTCAACTACGAGAACCCGGCCGTCCAGGAGGAGATGATCTCGGCGCTGCGCTTCTGGCTCGACCTCGGCATCGACGGCTTCCGCCTCGACGCCGTTCCCTACCTCTACCAGGAGGAGGGCACGAACTGCGAGAACCTGCCGCGCACCCACGAGTTCCTCAAGCGGGTGCGCACAGAGATCGACGCGTCGTACCCCGACACGGTGATCCTCGCCGAGGCCAACCAGTGGCCGGAGGACGTCGTCGACTACTTCGGCGACTTCAAGGCGGGGGGCGACGAGTGCCACATGGCCTTCCACTTCCCCGTGATGCCGCGCATCTTCATGGCTGTGCGCCGCGAATCGCGCTACCCGGTCTCGGAAGTCCTGGCCAAGACCCCGGCGATCCCGTCCAACTGCCAGTGGGGCATCTTCCTGCGCAACCACGACGAACTGACGCTCGAAATGGTCACGGACGAAGAGCGTGACTACATGTACGCGGAGTACGCCAAGGATCCGCGCATGCGCGCCAACATCGGCATCCGTCGGCGCCTGGCTCCGCTCCTCGACAACGACCGCAACCAGATCGAGCTGTTCACGGCCCTCCTCCTGTCCCTCCCGGGCTCGCCGATCCTGTACTACGGCGACGAGATCGGGATGGGCGACAACATCTGGCTGGGCGACCGGGACGCCGTACGGACGCCCATGCAGTGGACACCCGACCGCAACGCGGGCTTCTCGTCCTGCGACCCGGGGCGGCTCTTCCTCCCCACGATCATGGACCCGGTGTACGGGTACCAGGTGACCAACGTGGAGGCCGCGATGACCTCGCCGTCCTCCCTCCTGCACTGGACACGGCGGATGATCGAGATCCGCAAGCAGAACCCGGCCTTCGGGCTCGGCTCGTACACCGAACTGCCGTCCACCAATCCGGCGGTGATCGCCTTCCTCCGCGAGTACAAGGACGACCTGGTCCTGTGCGTGCACAACTTCTCGCGGTTCCCCCAGCCGACCGAACTCGATCTGCAGTCCTTCAACGGGCGGCATCCGGTGGAACTGATCGGCGGGGTGCGCTTCCCCGCCATCGGTGAGTGGCCCTACCTGCTCACCCTCGCGGGGCACGGCTTCTACTGGTTCCGGCTCCGCAAGGACGCAGCGCCGTTGCCCGCCAAGCGCGTTTGA
- a CDS encoding alpha-1,4-glucan--maltose-1-phosphate maltosyltransferase yields the protein MIGRIPVLDVRPAVDCGRRPAKAVAGETFEVTATVFREGHDAVAANVVLRDPAGREGPWTPMRELAPGTDRWGARVTPVAEGRWTYAVEAWSDPVSTWRHTARIKIPAGQDTELVLAEGAELYERAASGVPKRDGREAVLAAVDALRNTRKPPATRLAAALSAEADAALARHPLRELVTSSAPLPLLVERERALYGSWYEFFPRSEGARTKKDGTQVSGTFRTAAERLPAVAAMGFDVVYLPPVHPIGTTHRKGANNSLSATASDVGVPWAIGSPAGGHDAIHPDLGTFDDFDDFVERARDLRMEVALDFALQCSPDHPWVSEHPEWFHHRADGTIAYAENPPKKYQDIYPVAFDADMPGLVRETLRVLRLWMSHGVRIFRVDNPHTKPVAFWEKVIADINRTDPDVIFLAEAFTRPAMMHTLGAIGFQQSYTYFTWRNTKEEITEYLTELSGDAASYMRPNFFVNTPDILHAYLQHGGRPAFEVRAVLAATLAPSWGVYAGYELCENRPVRPGSEEYADSEKYQLRPRDWESAEREGRTIAPLITTLNRVRRRNPALQQLRDLHFHHADNDAVIVYSKRSGSNIVVVVANLDPHHTQEATVSLDMPELGLDWRDSFPVRDELTGETYHWGRANYVRLEPGRTPAHIVVLRPSPPIGGSPTS from the coding sequence ATGATCGGTCGCATCCCCGTCCTGGACGTACGCCCCGCCGTCGACTGCGGCAGAAGGCCCGCCAAGGCGGTGGCCGGTGAAACCTTCGAAGTCACCGCCACCGTCTTCCGCGAAGGCCACGACGCCGTAGCCGCCAATGTCGTCCTGCGGGACCCCGCGGGCCGCGAGGGCCCCTGGACCCCGATGCGTGAACTCGCCCCGGGCACCGACCGGTGGGGCGCCCGGGTGACCCCGGTCGCCGAGGGGCGGTGGACGTACGCCGTGGAGGCCTGGAGCGACCCGGTCTCGACCTGGCGGCACACCGCCCGCATCAAGATCCCGGCGGGCCAGGACACCGAGCTCGTGCTCGCGGAGGGCGCCGAGTTGTACGAGCGCGCCGCGTCCGGAGTCCCGAAGCGCGACGGGCGCGAGGCCGTCCTGGCCGCCGTCGACGCACTGCGCAACACCAGGAAGCCCCCCGCCACCCGCCTCGCCGCGGCACTGTCCGCCGAGGCCGACGCCGCCCTGGCCCGCCACCCCTTGCGCGAACTGGTCACGTCGTCCGCCCCCTTGCCCCTGCTCGTCGAACGCGAGCGCGCGCTCTACGGGTCCTGGTACGAGTTCTTCCCCCGCTCCGAGGGCGCTCGTACGAAGAAGGACGGAACGCAGGTCAGCGGCACGTTCCGCACGGCGGCCGAGCGACTGCCCGCCGTCGCCGCGATGGGCTTCGACGTCGTCTACCTGCCCCCCGTACACCCCATCGGCACCACGCACCGCAAGGGCGCCAACAACTCGCTCTCGGCGACGGCTTCGGACGTGGGCGTCCCCTGGGCGATCGGCTCCCCGGCCGGCGGCCACGACGCGATCCACCCGGACCTCGGCACGTTCGACGACTTCGACGACTTCGTCGAACGCGCCCGCGACCTGCGCATGGAGGTCGCCCTGGACTTCGCGCTGCAGTGCTCGCCCGACCACCCGTGGGTCTCCGAGCACCCCGAGTGGTTCCACCACCGCGCGGACGGCACCATCGCGTACGCCGAGAACCCGCCGAAGAAGTACCAGGACATCTACCCGGTCGCGTTCGACGCCGACATGCCGGGACTGGTCCGCGAGACGCTGCGGGTACTGCGGCTGTGGATGAGCCACGGCGTGCGGATCTTCCGGGTCGACAACCCGCACACCAAGCCGGTGGCCTTCTGGGAGAAGGTCATCGCGGACATCAACCGCACCGACCCCGACGTGATCTTCCTGGCGGAGGCTTTCACTCGCCCGGCGATGATGCACACCCTCGGCGCGATCGGCTTCCAGCAGTCGTACACGTACTTCACCTGGCGCAATACCAAGGAGGAAATCACGGAGTACCTCACGGAGCTCTCCGGCGACGCGGCTTCGTACATGCGTCCCAATTTCTTCGTGAATACCCCGGACATCCTGCACGCCTATCTCCAGCACGGCGGCCGCCCCGCCTTCGAGGTACGGGCGGTGCTCGCCGCCACGCTGGCGCCCTCGTGGGGCGTGTACGCGGGCTACGAGCTCTGCGAGAACAGGCCGGTCCGGCCGGGCAGCGAGGAGTACGCCGACTCGGAGAAGTACCAACTGAGGCCCCGCGACTGGGAGTCGGCGGAGCGCGAGGGCCGCACCATCGCCCCGCTGATCACCACACTCAACCGTGTGCGCCGCCGCAATCCCGCCCTCCAGCAGCTGCGCGATCTGCATTTCCATCACGCCGACAACGACGCCGTCATCGTGTACTCGAAGCGCTCGGGATCGAACATCGTTGTGGTGGTCGCCAACCTCGACCCTCACCACACCCAGGAGGCCACGGTCTCGTTGGACATGCCGGAACTCGGCCTCGACTGGCGTGATTCCTTCCCGGTGCGCGACGAGCTCACCGGCGAGACCTACCACTGGGGCAGGGCCAACTATGTGCGCCTCGAGCCGGGCCGTACACCCGCGCACATCGTCGTCCTGCGACCGTCCCCGCCGATCGGAGGGTCACCCACATCATGA
- a CDS encoding SDR family oxidoreductase, whose amino-acid sequence MSDHMPMRVAVVGATGFQGGAVARLLAERNHRVRTLTRKHETERPDMPGVSFASGDLAKAADVRQLFDGATHASVVMPLVYDAGTVRTYAQHIADAAREAGLKRLVYNANTRVPEASTNVAAFETRRLAETVLREGLRESGVELVVLRPPVYLDNLFSPWNGPALAKEGVLAYPLPADTRTAWLSHRDLAEAVYAALTADGVAGRTLDIGGSQSLTGDELAEAFAEGLGREVRYLALPPHVFEEGLARAIGAEAAAGVAGIYHYMASGAGPDLMAGDGGTAAEALAVKPTPVDEWVARQPWQIWTDEAADAS is encoded by the coding sequence ATGTCCGATCACATGCCGATGCGCGTCGCGGTCGTGGGGGCGACCGGCTTCCAGGGCGGCGCGGTAGCCCGGCTGCTGGCCGAGCGGAACCACCGCGTCCGCACTTTGACCCGTAAGCACGAGACGGAGCGACCCGACATGCCGGGCGTCTCCTTCGCCTCCGGCGACCTCGCGAAGGCGGCCGACGTACGACAGCTCTTCGACGGCGCCACCCATGCCTCGGTGGTGATGCCGCTGGTGTACGACGCCGGGACGGTCAGGACGTACGCACAGCACATCGCGGACGCGGCGCGCGAGGCCGGGCTGAAGCGGCTCGTCTACAACGCCAACACGCGCGTCCCCGAGGCCTCCACCAATGTGGCGGCCTTCGAGACCCGCCGACTGGCCGAGACGGTGCTGCGGGAGGGCCTGCGCGAGAGCGGTGTGGAACTGGTGGTGCTGCGGCCGCCGGTCTATCTGGACAACCTGTTCAGCCCGTGGAACGGCCCGGCGCTGGCGAAGGAGGGCGTACTCGCCTACCCGCTGCCCGCCGACACCCGGACCGCGTGGCTCTCCCACCGCGATCTCGCCGAGGCGGTGTACGCGGCGCTCACCGCGGACGGCGTCGCGGGCCGCACGCTCGACATCGGCGGTTCGCAGAGCCTGACCGGCGACGAGCTCGCGGAGGCGTTCGCCGAGGGCCTCGGCCGGGAGGTCCGCTACCTGGCACTGCCGCCGCACGTGTTCGAGGAGGGCCTGGCCCGGGCGATCGGCGCGGAGGCGGCGGCCGGTGTGGCGGGGATCTACCACTACATGGCGAGCGGCGCGGGCCCCGACCTGATGGCGGGCGACGGAGGCACGGCCGCGGAGGCGCTCGCGGTGAAGCCGACGCCGGTGGACGAGTGGGTGGCGAGGCAGCCGTGGCAGATCTGGACGGACGAAGCGGCCGACGCGTCGTAG
- a CDS encoding AraC family transcriptional regulator — MEREGDDLLSELLKPLRLTGVFDSRWHVRGPWAIEGDAEQSCAVLHYIVEGGCWISGDNQTPVELSAGDLIVFPTGTAHRLSDRPDRQGVPLKAVLPERQPGTSGEIRIDGTGPESRLLCAGLHYDASAATGLYKALPRALVLDGPQVAAEPLLRDTLELLAAPDRPVGPGDRLITLRAFEMALVLALRPLLRELADNPSALPVLRHAGISRAMVIIATRFAEPWTIESLAREVGMSRSAFTAAFRKLVGDAPAKHLTGRRMQEAARLLGETTVAQSAVPQRVGYQSSVGFHLAFRKWFGTTPGEYRIAAGRTA; from the coding sequence ATGGAACGAGAAGGAGACGATCTGCTCAGCGAGCTGCTGAAGCCCCTCCGCCTCACCGGAGTCTTCGACAGCCGCTGGCATGTCCGCGGGCCGTGGGCCATCGAGGGCGATGCCGAGCAGAGTTGCGCCGTACTCCACTACATAGTGGAGGGCGGCTGCTGGATCAGCGGCGACAACCAGACCCCCGTCGAACTGAGCGCCGGGGACCTCATCGTCTTCCCGACCGGCACCGCGCACCGGCTCTCCGACCGGCCCGACCGGCAGGGCGTGCCGCTCAAGGCCGTACTCCCCGAGCGCCAGCCCGGCACGTCCGGCGAGATCAGGATCGACGGGACCGGGCCCGAGAGCAGGCTGCTCTGCGCCGGGTTGCACTACGACGCGAGCGCCGCCACCGGCCTCTACAAAGCGCTGCCCAGAGCGCTGGTGCTCGACGGGCCGCAGGTCGCCGCGGAGCCGCTGCTCCGTGACACGCTGGAGCTGCTCGCCGCCCCCGACCGGCCCGTCGGGCCCGGCGACCGGCTGATCACGCTGCGCGCCTTCGAGATGGCGCTGGTGCTCGCGCTGCGACCGCTCCTGCGCGAACTGGCCGACAATCCCTCGGCGTTGCCCGTCCTGCGCCATGCGGGCATCAGCAGAGCCATGGTCATCATCGCCACCAGATTCGCCGAGCCGTGGACCATCGAATCGCTGGCCCGCGAGGTCGGCATGTCCCGGTCCGCGTTCACGGCCGCCTTCCGCAAGCTCGTCGGCGACGCGCCCGCCAAGCATCTGACCGGGCGTCGGATGCAGGAGGCGGCGCGGCTGCTCGGGGAGACGACGGTGGCCCAGTCGGCGGTGCCGCAGCGGGTCGGCTACCAGAGCTCCGTCGGCTTCCATCTTGCTTTCCGCAAGTGGTTCGGTACGACGCCGGGCGAGTACCGGATCGCGGCCGGCCGGACGGCCTAG